The [Clostridium] colinum genome includes the window TCCAATAAAATATGAATATGAAGATGGTGAAATTGAAATAGGATGTAGCATTGGTATTGCTTTTTCTGAAAATAATAATATTAACTTATATAAAAAATTATATAAACAAGCAGACCAGGCGATGTATTTAGCTAAAAAAAGTGGTAAAAACCAAATGAAAGTATTTAGTATTGAAAATATTTAAAATATTAATTAAAAAGGAGTAAAATTTAAAATTTTTACTCCTTTTTAATTATAACTATTTTGCTACTATATTGACTATTCTACCTGGAACATATATTTCTTTAACAATGTTTAACCCTTCTAATTTGTCAGTTAAATTTTCTTTAGCTAAAGCCAAAACTTCATCTTTATTAGCATCTGCATCTATTTTAAGGCTACCTTTAACTTTACCATTTATCTGTAAAGCTATTTCTATTGTACTATCTTTCATTTTTTCTTCATCATAAGTACACCACTCATTTTTAAACACAGTTTCAGTGTGTCCTATCATTTGCCAAAGTTCTTCGCAAATATGAGGTGTAAATGGAGATAAAAGTATAATAATTGTTTCTAATGTATCTTTATCTACACCACCTATATTTTTAGCTTCGGCAATTATTTTATTTGTAAATTCCATAAATCCTGAAACAACCGTATTTAATGTTAAAGCCTCTAATCTTATTGTTATTTCATATACCATTTTATGACGAAGTTTAACCATTTCATCACTAGGTTCTACTATTTTATCTTTATACTCATCTATAAATTTCCAAACTTTATTTAAATATCTAAATGTACCATCTATTCCACTGTCATCCCACTCACAGTCTATTTCTGGTGGACCTACAAAAAGTTCATATAATCTTAAAGAATCACAACCATATTTTTCTACAAGTTCGTCAGGAGATACAACATTTCCTTTAGATTTACTCATTTTAGCTCCATCTTTAGTAATCATACCTTGATTGAATAAATGTAAAAATGGCTCTTCAAAATCTACTACTCCTATATCTTTTAAAAATTTAGTGTAAAATCTTGCATATAAAAGATGTAATACCGCGTGTTCTATACCACCTACATACATATCAACTGGTAACCATTTTTTTAAGGCTTCTTTGCTTGCAAGTTGAGTATCATTATTTACATCACAATATCTAAGAAAATACCAAGAAGACCCTGCCCATTGAGGCATTGTATTTGTTTCTCTTTTAGCCTTACCACCACATTTAGGACAAGTAGTATTTACCCATTCTTCTATATCTGCAAGAGGAGATTCTCCTGTGCTTGTTGGTTGATATGATGATACATTAGGTAGTTCTACTGGTAAATCTTCTTCTTTAACACCTACTACACCACATTTATCACAATGTACCAAAGGTATAGGCTCTCCCCAATAACGCTGTCTTGAAAATACCCAATCTCTAAGTTTATAATTTACAGTTTTTTTACCTATTCCCTGTTCTTCCAAAAATGAAGCAATAACTTCTTTTGCCTCAGAAGATTTTATACCATTAAATTTATCAGAATTAACCATAACACCTTCTTCTAAAAATGCTTGTTCTAGATTATCTTTTATATCTTCATCGGCTTTTTTTATAATTTGTACAATAGGCAAATCAAACTTTTTAGCAAATGCAAAATCTCTCTCATCATGAGCTGGAACACACATAATAGCCCCTGTTCCATAATCTGCTAATACATAGTCTGAAATCCATATAGGTAATTTTTTATTATTTAATGGATTTATACCATAAGCACCAGTAAATACACCTGTTTTTTCTTTTTCTGTCATTCTATCAACAGATGATTTTGTACTAGCTTCAAATATATATTGTTCTACTGCTTCTTTTTGTTCATCTGTAACAATATCTTTTATGATGTTATGCTCTGGTGCTAAAACCATAAAACAAGCACCATATAAAGTATCTGGTCTTGTTGTAAATACTTTAATTTTGTCTTCTTTACCTTCTACCGAAAAATCTATTTCAGCACCATAGCTTTTTCCTATCCAATCTGCTTGCATTTTTTTAACTTTTTCTGGCCAATCTAATTTATCTAGGTCATTTAAAAGTCTTTCTGCATAATTTGTAATTTTAAGCATCCATTGTCTAAGATTTTTCTTTGTAACCTGTGAACCACATCTATCACATTCACCATTTGTAGCCTCTTCATTAGCTAAAACGGCTTTACAGCTAGGACACCAATTTAAAGGCATTTCTTTTTCATATGCAAGCCCATTTTCAAACATTTTTAAAAATATCCATTGAGTCCATTTATAATATTTA containing:
- the leuS gene encoding leucine--tRNA ligase, translating into MNRYDFNSIEKKWRKIWEENPINPTNTNKPKYYCLDMFPYPSGNGLHVGHWRGYVLSDVISRYKVLQGYEVLHPMGWDAFGLPAENYAIKTGTHPSVATSKSISNVKRQLKEISAIYDWDKEINTTDPKYYKWTQWIFLKMFENGLAYEKEMPLNWCPSCKAVLANEEATNGECDRCGSQVTKKNLRQWMLKITNYAERLLNDLDKLDWPEKVKKMQADWIGKSYGAEIDFSVEGKEDKIKVFTTRPDTLYGACFMVLAPEHNIIKDIVTDEQKEAVEQYIFEASTKSSVDRMTEKEKTGVFTGAYGINPLNNKKLPIWISDYVLADYGTGAIMCVPAHDERDFAFAKKFDLPIVQIIKKADEDIKDNLEQAFLEEGVMVNSDKFNGIKSSEAKEVIASFLEEQGIGKKTVNYKLRDWVFSRQRYWGEPIPLVHCDKCGVVGVKEEDLPVELPNVSSYQPTSTGESPLADIEEWVNTTCPKCGGKAKRETNTMPQWAGSSWYFLRYCDVNNDTQLASKEALKKWLPVDMYVGGIEHAVLHLLYARFYTKFLKDIGVVDFEEPFLHLFNQGMITKDGAKMSKSKGNVVSPDELVEKYGCDSLRLYELFVGPPEIDCEWDDSGIDGTFRYLNKVWKFIDEYKDKIVEPSDEMVKLRHKMVYEITIRLEALTLNTVVSGFMEFTNKIIAEAKNIGGVDKDTLETIIILLSPFTPHICEELWQMIGHTETVFKNEWCTYDEEKMKDSTIEIALQINGKVKGSLKIDADANKDEVLALAKENLTDKLEGLNIVKEIYVPGRIVNIVAK